A genomic region of Miscanthus floridulus cultivar M001 chromosome 3, ASM1932011v1, whole genome shotgun sequence contains the following coding sequences:
- the LOC136544941 gene encoding peroxidase 1-like, protein MMSMAPTMIMAGVAAVLVVLSSAAAMAAAAGLDLDFYSSTCPRVEAIVKEETAEILKVSPTLAGPLLRLHFHDCFVRGCDGSVLLDSTPTSTAEKDATPNLTLRGFGSVQRVKDKLEQACPGTVSCADILALMARDAVVLANGPSWSVALGRRDGRVSIANETNQLPPPTANFTRLVRMFATKGLSVKDLVVLSGGHTLGTAHCNLFSDRLYNFTGANKLADVDPALDAIYLARLRSRCRSLADNTTLNEMDPGSFLSFDASYYRLVAKRRGLFHSDAALLTDPATRAYVQRQATGLFAAEFFRDFADSMVKMSTIDVLTGAQGEIRKKCYLVN, encoded by the exons ATGATGTCGATGGCGCCCACCATGATCATGGCGGGCGTTGCCGCTGTACTCGTCGTCCTCTCGTCGGCTGCTGCCATGGCTGCCGCCGCAGGGCTGGACCTGGATTTCTACAGCAGCACGTGCCCGCGCGTGGAGGCCATCGTCAAGGAGGAGACGGCGGAGATCCTCAAGGTGTCGCCGACGCTCGCCGGCCCGCTGCTCCGCCTCCAtttccacgactgcttcgtcagG GGCTGCGACGGCTCCGTGCTTCTGGACTCGACTCCCACCAGCACGGCGGAGAAGGACGCGACCCCGAACCTCACCCTCCGTGGCTTCGGCTCCGTGCAGCGCGTCAAGGACAAGCTCGAGCAGGCGTGCCCGGGCACCGTCTCCTGCGCCGACATCCTGGCGCTCATGGCGCGCGACGCCGTCGTGCTGGCCAACGGCCCGTCCTGGTCCGTCGCGCTGGGCCGCCGCGACGGCCGCGTCTCCATCGCCAACGAGACCAACCAGCTTCCCCCGCCCACCGCCAACTTCACCCGCCTCGTCCGGATGTTCGCCACCAAGGGCCTCTCCGTCAAGGACCTCGTCGTGCTCTCCGGCGGGCACACGCTCGGCACCGCGCACTGCAACCTGTTCAGCGACCGCCTCTACAACTTCACCGGCGCCAACAAACTCGCCGATGTCGACCCGGCGCTCGACGCCATCTACCTCGCCCGCCTCAGGTCCAGGTGCCGGAGCCTCGCCGACAACACCACGCTCAACGAGATGGACCCCGGCAGCTTCCTCAGCTTCGACGCCAGCTACTACCGCCTGGTGGCCAAGCGCCGGGGACTCTTCCACTCCGACGCCGCGCTGCTCACCGACCCGGCCACCAGGGCCTACGTCCAGCGCCAGGCCACAGGGCTCTTCGCCGCCGAGTTCTTCCGCGACTTCGCGGACTCCATGGTCAAGATGTCCACCATCGACGTGCTCACCGGCGCGCAGGGAGAGATCAGGAAGAAATGCTACCTCGTCAACTGA